From the Pectobacterium carotovorum genome, one window contains:
- the msrB gene encoding peptide-methionine (R)-S-oxide reductase MsrB, protein MTNDSASRTPSDNTELTEMQRYVTQQRGTEPAFSGKLLHNKRTGVYHCLCCQAPLFYSDSKYDSGCGWPSFDQPVSSEAVRYLEDDSHNMRRIEIRCGQCDAHLGHVFPDGPKTTGERYCVNSASLSFIDDVDGERVDG, encoded by the coding sequence ATGACTAACGACTCTGCTTCGCGTACCCCGTCCGATAATACTGAACTGACAGAGATGCAGCGCTATGTCACCCAGCAACGCGGTACGGAGCCTGCATTTTCAGGCAAACTGCTGCATAACAAGCGCACCGGCGTTTACCACTGTCTGTGCTGTCAGGCCCCGCTGTTTTACTCCGACAGCAAATATGACTCCGGTTGTGGCTGGCCGAGCTTCGATCAGCCAGTCTCCTCAGAAGCGGTCCGCTATCTGGAAGATGATTCACACAATATGCGCCGTATCGAGATCCGCTGTGGGCAGTGTGATGCGCATCTGGGCCACGTTTTCCCTGATGGCCCGAAAACCACGGGCGAACGTTACTGCGTAAATTCTGCTTCGCTGAGCTTTATCGATGACGTTGATGGCGAGCGCGTTGACGGGTAA
- a CDS encoding D-hexose-6-phosphate mutarotase produces the protein MHNTIFSLPVTKQISATLSQRQLDQLPIVVIDHPEVRAAVALQGAHLLSWQPTNEEPVLWLSDNTPFTHHVAIRGGVPICFPWFGPFADPNHGFARLLPWEFTAHSEDEHGVQLTFRLKDNEETRKSWPHAFTLIARFKLGKECGIELEAQGDYSITSALHTYFNIGDISDIRITGLGESFIDKVNQGKLSTQQGDLVFTDRTDRIYTQPQDTSVVHDAVLKRSIEVHHTHHSDVVSWNPGAELSRTISDMTDEGYKTFVCVETARINQPFVASANAPARLATVIRIKK, from the coding sequence ATGCATAACACAATTTTCTCACTCCCCGTCACAAAACAAATTAGCGCCACCCTCAGCCAGCGTCAGTTGGACCAACTCCCCATCGTCGTCATTGACCATCCTGAAGTGCGTGCGGCAGTAGCGTTACAAGGGGCGCACTTACTCAGTTGGCAGCCGACCAATGAAGAGCCGGTGCTCTGGCTAAGCGACAATACGCCATTTACTCATCACGTTGCGATTCGCGGCGGTGTACCAATCTGTTTCCCTTGGTTTGGTCCTTTCGCCGATCCTAATCACGGTTTCGCCCGTCTGCTGCCGTGGGAATTTACCGCCCACAGCGAAGATGAGCACGGTGTACAGCTCACCTTTAGGCTGAAAGACAATGAAGAAACACGGAAGAGCTGGCCGCATGCGTTCACGCTCATCGCCCGCTTCAAGCTGGGCAAAGAATGTGGCATTGAATTGGAAGCACAAGGTGATTACAGCATTACCAGCGCGCTGCACACCTATTTCAATATCGGCGACATCAGCGATATCCGTATTACCGGTCTGGGTGAGTCATTCATTGATAAGGTGAATCAGGGCAAGCTGTCTACACAACAAGGCGATCTGGTCTTTACCGACCGTACAGACCGCATCTATACCCAGCCACAGGATACCAGCGTGGTACATGACGCCGTCCTGAAACGCAGCATCGAAGTACACCATACGCACCATAGCGATGTCGTGTCATGGAACCCCGGTGCAGAGCTCTCTCGTACGATTAGCGATATGACCGATGAGGGCTATAAAACGTTCGTGTGTGTGGAAACTGCGCGAATTAATCAACCGTTTGTCGCATCCGCCAACGCGCCGGCGCGCCTGGCGACGGTTATTCGCATCAAGAAATAA
- the gapA gene encoding glyceraldehyde-3-phosphate dehydrogenase produces MTIKVGINGFGRIGRIVFRAAQERSDIEIVAINDLLDADYMAYMLKYDSTHGRFNGTVEVKDGHLVVNGKTIRVTAERDPANLKWNEVNVDVVAEATGLFLTDETARKHIAAGAKKVVLTGPSKDDTPMFVMGVNHKTYAGQEIVSNASCTTNCLAPLAKVINDNFGIVEALMTTVHATTATQKTVDGPSHKDWRGGRGAAQNIIPSSTGAAKAVGKVIPELNGKLTGMAFRVPTPNVSVVDLTARLEKPASYKEICAAIKSASEGELKGVLGYTEDEVVSTDFNGEKLTSVFDAKAGIALSDNFVKLVSWYDNETGYSNKVLDLIAHISK; encoded by the coding sequence ATGACTATCAAAGTAGGTATCAACGGTTTTGGCCGTATCGGCCGTATTGTTTTCCGCGCTGCGCAAGAACGTTCTGACATCGAGATCGTTGCAATCAACGACCTGTTGGACGCTGATTACATGGCGTACATGCTGAAGTACGACTCAACTCATGGTCGTTTCAACGGCACCGTTGAAGTTAAAGATGGCCACCTGGTTGTTAACGGCAAAACCATTCGTGTTACCGCAGAGCGCGATCCTGCAAACCTGAAGTGGAACGAAGTTAACGTTGATGTCGTTGCTGAAGCAACTGGCCTGTTCCTGACTGACGAAACTGCACGTAAGCACATCGCTGCTGGCGCGAAGAAAGTCGTTCTGACTGGTCCATCTAAAGATGACACTCCGATGTTCGTTATGGGCGTAAACCACAAAACTTACGCAGGTCAGGAAATCGTTTCTAACGCATCTTGCACCACCAACTGCCTGGCTCCGCTGGCAAAAGTTATCAACGACAACTTCGGTATCGTTGAAGCACTGATGACCACCGTTCACGCAACGACTGCAACGCAGAAAACCGTTGATGGCCCGTCTCACAAAGACTGGCGCGGCGGCCGCGGCGCAGCACAGAACATCATCCCATCTTCTACCGGTGCTGCTAAAGCTGTAGGTAAAGTGATTCCTGAGCTGAACGGCAAACTGACTGGTATGGCGTTCCGCGTCCCTACCCCGAACGTTTCTGTTGTTGACCTGACTGCGCGTCTGGAAAAACCAGCTTCTTACAAAGAAATCTGTGCAGCAATCAAATCTGCTTCTGAAGGCGAGCTGAAAGGCGTGCTGGGCTACACCGAAGACGAAGTGGTTTCTACCGATTTCAACGGCGAGAAACTGACTTCCGTATTTGATGCTAAAGCCGGTATCGCACTGAGCGATAACTTCGTGAAACTGGTTTCCTGGTACGACAACGAAACAGGTTACTCAAACAAAGTTCTGGATCTGATCGCTCACATTTCTAAATAA
- a CDS encoding aldo/keto reductase: protein MTKTIRFPDNTRVPAIGQGTWYMGEDARMKAQEVTALQAGIDLGLTLIDTAEMYADGRAEEVVGEAIRGRRDSVYLVSKVYPHNAGGEKAIQACERSLKRLQTERIDLYLLHWRGGIPLVDTIAAMERLQQAGKIGQWGVSNLDLEDMQELWSLNGGQRCMTNQVLYHLASRGIEFDLLPWCQQQQLPIMAYCPLAQAGRLRDGLFSHPVVNHIAHEHSITPAQLLLAWAIRQPGVIAIPKAGSVKHVQENAKALGVVLSKEDIAQLDQAFPPPTRKQHLDVV, encoded by the coding sequence GTGACAAAAACGATTCGTTTTCCAGATAACACCCGCGTACCAGCGATCGGTCAGGGAACATGGTACATGGGCGAAGATGCCCGCATGAAAGCGCAGGAAGTGACGGCGCTGCAAGCGGGTATCGACCTTGGGTTAACGCTGATTGATACGGCCGAAATGTATGCGGATGGCAGGGCGGAAGAGGTGGTCGGTGAAGCGATACGCGGCCGTCGTGACAGCGTTTATCTGGTGTCGAAAGTCTACCCGCACAATGCGGGAGGCGAGAAGGCGATACAGGCGTGTGAACGCAGCCTGAAGAGACTGCAAACTGAGCGTATCGATCTGTATCTGCTGCACTGGCGCGGAGGCATCCCGTTAGTGGATACGATCGCCGCAATGGAACGATTGCAGCAGGCGGGTAAAATCGGCCAGTGGGGCGTCTCCAATCTCGACCTTGAGGACATGCAGGAGCTGTGGTCGCTAAACGGCGGACAGCGCTGTATGACCAATCAGGTGCTTTACCATTTGGCATCGCGCGGTATTGAGTTTGATTTGCTGCCGTGGTGTCAGCAACAGCAGCTTCCTATCATGGCGTATTGCCCGCTGGCGCAGGCCGGGCGTCTACGTGACGGATTATTCTCGCATCCGGTAGTGAACCACATTGCGCACGAACATAGCATCACGCCTGCTCAGCTTTTATTGGCGTGGGCTATTCGTCAGCCGGGTGTGATCGCGATTCCTAAAGCCGGTTCGGTGAAGCATGTTCAGGAAAATGCCAAAGCGCTGGGCGTGGTGCTATCGAAGGAAGATATCGCACAGCTCGATCAAGCGTTCCCACCGCCGACGCGTAAACAGCATCTGGATGTGGTGTAG